In Zunongwangia profunda SM-A87, the following proteins share a genomic window:
- a CDS encoding glycoside hydrolase family 43 protein, whose protein sequence is MIKIIKVVCFGALLAISGVIRAQEGRFNNPIITDKYTADPAALVYQDSVYIYAGHDQAPNDRDQYEMHEWLVYSSADMVNWKEHPVPLKPTDFEWAKGAAWAAQVIEKDGKFYWYVTVEHDDSHPGKAIGVAVSDSPTGPFKDARGSAIITNDMTTEYTDIWWDDIDPTVWITKDGQAYLYWGNTQLYWVKLKDNMVEFEGEIQTIDLPHFTEAPWIHKKGDWYYLSFAYKFPEKIAYAMSKSIEGPWEYKGILNEVAGNSNTNHQSIIEFKDKWYFIYHNGSIPTHGGSYRRSVCIDRLYYNDDHTLKRVIMTSEGIQE, encoded by the coding sequence ATGATAAAAATTATAAAAGTAGTATGTTTTGGCGCTTTATTGGCTATTTCGGGAGTGATAAGAGCACAAGAGGGGCGCTTTAACAATCCGATTATAACCGATAAATATACCGCAGATCCCGCAGCGTTGGTGTATCAGGACTCGGTTTATATCTATGCAGGTCACGATCAGGCTCCAAATGATAGAGATCAATACGAAATGCACGAGTGGCTGGTATACAGCTCTGCCGATATGGTGAATTGGAAAGAACATCCGGTTCCGCTAAAGCCAACCGATTTTGAATGGGCTAAAGGGGCTGCCTGGGCAGCTCAGGTTATTGAAAAAGACGGGAAATTCTATTGGTATGTTACTGTAGAACACGATGATAGTCATCCGGGAAAAGCAATTGGCGTGGCAGTATCTGATTCGCCAACTGGTCCTTTTAAAGATGCGCGTGGTAGTGCGATTATTACTAACGATATGACTACAGAATATACAGATATTTGGTGGGATGACATAGATCCAACTGTTTGGATTACCAAAGATGGGCAGGCTTATTTATATTGGGGAAATACCCAGCTGTATTGGGTGAAATTAAAGGATAATATGGTCGAATTTGAAGGTGAAATTCAAACGATAGATCTACCACATTTTACTGAAGCGCCCTGGATTCATAAAAAAGGCGATTGGTATTACCTTTCATTTGCATATAAATTTCCAGAAAAAATTGCTTATGCCATGAGTAAATCAATCGAAGGCCCATGGGAATATAAAGGAATTTTAAATGAAGTCGCCGGAAATTCTAATACCAATCATCAGTCAATTATCGAATTTAAAGATAAATGGTACTTTATTTATCATAATGGAAGCATTCCAACTCATGGTGGTAGCTATAGAAGATCGGTATGTATCGATCGTTTGTACTATAATGATGATCATACATTAAAGCGCGTGATTATGACTTCAGAAGGAATTCAGGAATAA
- a CDS encoding arabinan endo-1,5-alpha-L-arabinosidase, with protein sequence MKAFKYLMVFIFLNASIICLAQQESTPTDEVIVHDPVAIKSNGKYYLFCTGRGIAMFSSEDLEEWKREAPVFSKKPEWTDSVVPNFGNHIWAPDITEFEGSFYLYYSVSAFAKNTSAIGLAINKTLDVDSPDYKWEDQGIVIESIPNRDLWNAIDPNLIFDEEGTPWLSFGSFWEGLKLVKLSSDLKSIAVPQEWETIARRERSFKIPDKNPGDAALEAPFIFRKQDWYYLFISWDLCCRGENSTYKVVVGRSKSVKGPFLDKTGKSLVNGGGTLVLEGNEKWYGAGHNSVYTFDGKDYMFFHAYDAEDGAKPKLKIKELHWKDNWPIELILE encoded by the coding sequence ATGAAAGCTTTTAAATATTTAATGGTATTTATTTTTCTGAATGCTTCTATTATCTGTTTAGCACAACAAGAATCAACACCTACCGATGAGGTTATTGTTCATGATCCGGTTGCTATTAAGTCCAATGGAAAATATTATTTATTCTGTACAGGTAGAGGAATAGCGATGTTTTCCTCGGAAGATTTAGAAGAATGGAAGCGTGAGGCGCCCGTTTTTTCTAAAAAACCGGAATGGACAGATAGCGTTGTACCCAATTTCGGAAATCATATATGGGCACCTGATATTACTGAATTTGAAGGTTCATTTTATTTGTACTACTCGGTTTCCGCGTTTGCTAAAAATACCTCGGCGATTGGTCTTGCAATAAATAAAACTTTAGATGTAGATAGTCCTGATTATAAATGGGAAGATCAGGGGATTGTTATTGAATCTATCCCTAACCGTGATTTATGGAATGCTATCGATCCTAATCTTATTTTTGATGAAGAAGGAACACCCTGGTTAAGTTTTGGTTCGTTTTGGGAGGGATTGAAATTGGTGAAATTAAGTTCCGATTTAAAATCTATTGCAGTACCGCAGGAATGGGAAACAATTGCCAGAAGAGAGCGCTCATTCAAAATTCCGGATAAAAATCCCGGAGATGCAGCTTTAGAAGCTCCCTTTATTTTTCGAAAACAGGATTGGTACTACCTGTTCATTTCTTGGGATTTATGTTGTCGCGGAGAAAACAGCACCTATAAAGTTGTGGTTGGTCGCTCTAAATCGGTAAAAGGACCTTTTCTAGATAAAACAGGAAAATCTTTAGTTAATGGCGGTGGAACACTGGTGCTTGAAGGGAATGAAAAATGGTACGGTGCCGGTCATAATAGTGTTTATACTTTTGATGGAAAAGACTATATGTTTTTCCATGCCTATGATGCCGAAGATGGCGCCAAACCTAAACTTAAGATCAAAGAGTTGCATTGGAAAGATAATTGGCCAATAGAATTAATATTAGAATAG
- a CDS encoding alpha-L-arabinofuranosidase C-terminal domain-containing protein, with translation MKNMNRMKNLGIAAALALGASAFAQTPINVDASKSIAEIQPTMYGIFFEDINFAADGGLYAELVKNRSFEFDSPKMGWQEPNSNRHSLNKNSGIAKIINYTDSSGNENYARFEINDASGYEIINEGFRGMGIKKGENYRISVMTGNVNGISAIKFELLDENGAVFGEASIAPKGNDWTTFETIISPSKSAEKATLRITFSGKGSIDMDMISMFPEDTWKGRKNGLRKDLVQLLADLQPGFLRFPGGCIVEGRTLEKRYQWKKTVGAVEDREMLVNRWNTEFSHKLTPDYFQSFGLGFFEYFQLSEDLGAEPLPILSCGIACQYNTGELAPMESLDPYVQDALDLIEFANGDTSSKWGKVRTDMGHPEPFNLKFIGVGNEQWGQEYIDRYKVFAKAIKEKYPDMIIVSGSGPSPDGEYFDYGWEELKKLDAELVDEHYYKSPQWFKENADRYDDYDRNGPKVFAGEYAAHPKAEDGPKENNLEAAVAEAAFMTGLERNADVVYLTSYAPLMAHKDAWQWAPDLIWFDNLSSHGTVNYYVQKLFANNRGTDVLKVSSNGNKLIGQEEIYATAAIDSGKGEIILKLVNTSAENKQVQLNISGSKFKSKADWISLSGDDIKAYNSFENPKTIVPVENEVKIKNHRTVELAPNSVNIIKLKKS, from the coding sequence ATGAAAAATATGAATAGAATGAAAAATTTAGGTATAGCAGCAGCTTTGGCTCTTGGAGCTAGTGCCTTTGCACAAACGCCTATTAATGTAGATGCTTCTAAGAGTATAGCCGAAATTCAACCCACTATGTACGGGATATTTTTTGAGGATATTAATTTTGCTGCCGATGGCGGATTATATGCCGAGCTTGTAAAAAACCGTTCTTTTGAGTTTGACTCTCCTAAAATGGGATGGCAGGAACCTAATAGTAACCGTCATTCTCTAAATAAAAATTCTGGCATAGCAAAAATCATAAATTATACGGATAGTTCTGGGAATGAAAATTATGCCAGGTTTGAGATTAATGATGCTTCCGGTTACGAAATCATCAATGAAGGCTTTCGAGGAATGGGAATAAAAAAAGGCGAAAATTATCGAATTTCAGTAATGACAGGAAATGTCAACGGAATTTCAGCGATAAAATTTGAGCTTTTAGATGAAAACGGAGCTGTTTTTGGAGAAGCTTCTATTGCTCCCAAAGGAAATGACTGGACCACCTTTGAAACTATAATCTCCCCTTCAAAATCAGCAGAAAAAGCGACATTAAGAATAACTTTTTCTGGTAAAGGAAGTATAGATATGGATATGATTTCTATGTTTCCTGAAGATACCTGGAAAGGCCGAAAAAACGGTTTACGTAAAGATTTAGTACAATTATTAGCCGATCTACAACCAGGATTCTTACGATTTCCAGGAGGATGTATCGTAGAGGGAAGAACATTGGAAAAGCGCTACCAATGGAAAAAAACGGTAGGAGCAGTAGAAGATCGTGAAATGCTGGTAAACCGTTGGAATACCGAATTTTCGCATAAACTTACACCAGATTATTTTCAGAGTTTCGGACTTGGTTTTTTTGAATATTTTCAACTTTCAGAAGATTTAGGAGCCGAACCATTACCTATTCTAAGTTGTGGTATTGCCTGCCAGTATAATACAGGAGAGTTAGCTCCTATGGAAAGCTTAGATCCTTATGTGCAGGATGCTTTAGATTTAATAGAATTTGCGAATGGTGACACTTCTTCTAAATGGGGAAAAGTACGTACAGATATGGGACATCCAGAACCTTTTAATTTAAAATTTATAGGTGTAGGAAACGAGCAATGGGGGCAGGAATATATCGATAGGTATAAAGTCTTCGCTAAGGCGATTAAAGAAAAATATCCAGATATGATCATCGTTTCAGGAAGTGGTCCTTCTCCAGATGGAGAATATTTTGACTATGGATGGGAAGAACTTAAAAAATTAGATGCCGAACTGGTAGATGAGCATTATTATAAATCACCACAGTGGTTTAAAGAAAATGCCGATCGCTATGACGATTACGATCGTAATGGGCCCAAAGTTTTTGCAGGTGAATATGCGGCACATCCAAAAGCTGAAGATGGTCCTAAAGAAAATAATCTGGAAGCCGCAGTTGCTGAAGCCGCGTTTATGACGGGATTAGAACGTAATGCAGATGTAGTTTATCTCACTTCTTATGCGCCACTTATGGCTCATAAAGATGCCTGGCAATGGGCTCCCGATTTAATTTGGTTTGATAACTTGTCGTCACATGGTACGGTAAATTATTACGTGCAAAAGTTATTTGCCAATAACAGAGGAACTGATGTATTGAAGGTAAGTAGTAATGGAAATAAACTTATCGGTCAGGAAGAAATATATGCTACCGCTGCTATAGATTCAGGTAAAGGAGAAATTATTTTAAAATTGGTGAATACCAGTGCGGAAAACAAACAAGTACAACTTAATATCTCTGGAAGTAAATTTAAAAGTAAGGCAGATTGGATTAGCCTTTCTGGTGATGATATCAAAGCTTATAATTCTTTTGAAAATCCGAAAACAATTGTTCCGGTAGAAAATGAAGTAAAAATTAAAAACCATAGAACTGTTGAATTGGCCCCAAATTCAGTAAACATTATAAAATTAAAGAAATCTTAA
- a CDS encoding ribulokinase — METYVIGLDYGTDSVRAVLVDTNNGKELASDTFWYPRWKKQLYCDATLNRFRQHPLDHIEGLEKTIKGVIAKSGVKGEAVKGICIDTTGSSPVPVTKDGTPLALVDGFTDNPNAMMVLWKDHTAIKEANEINELAETWGGENYTKYEGGIYSSEWFWAKITHIVREDEAVKNAAYSWMEHCDMMTYLLIENTDLASFKRSRCGAGHKAMWHESWGGLPSEEFLGKLHPYCADLRSKLYTETHTSDEVAGNISKEWAKKLGLSEDTVIAVGTFDAHSGAVGAKVEEHALVRVMGTSTCDIIVSPYKVVGDKTVRGICGQVDGSVIPGMIGLEAGQSAFGDVLAWFKNVLSWPLNHLVYNSEVLSVDQIEALKAEVDKKFIAELSAEAEALELNESIPVALDWINGRRTPDANQELKSAISNLSLGSKAPHIFKALVNAICFGAKEIVDRFKEEGVEIKTIIGIGGVARKSAYIMQTLANTLNMPIKIAASDEAPALGSAVYAAVAAGLYDDVITASKTLGSDFEAEYNPQPEMVGEFEKQMAAYKELSQFVEESITKKS, encoded by the coding sequence ATGGAAACATATGTAATAGGACTTGATTATGGGACCGATTCAGTAAGAGCTGTGCTGGTAGATACCAATAATGGAAAGGAGCTTGCTTCAGATACATTTTGGTATCCTCGCTGGAAAAAACAGCTTTACTGTGATGCTACCCTAAATCGATTTCGACAACATCCTCTTGATCATATTGAAGGTTTAGAGAAAACGATAAAAGGAGTCATCGCAAAAAGCGGGGTTAAGGGAGAGGCTGTAAAAGGTATTTGTATAGATACTACCGGTTCTTCACCCGTACCGGTTACCAAAGATGGAACCCCTTTAGCACTGGTAGATGGATTTACCGATAACCCAAATGCCATGATGGTATTATGGAAAGATCATACCGCAATAAAAGAAGCTAACGAAATTAACGAATTAGCTGAAACATGGGGCGGTGAAAATTACACAAAATACGAAGGAGGAATATACTCTTCCGAGTGGTTTTGGGCAAAAATAACTCATATCGTGCGTGAGGATGAAGCGGTGAAAAATGCCGCTTACTCCTGGATGGAACATTGCGATATGATGACCTATCTTCTTATTGAAAATACCGATTTAGCTTCTTTTAAAAGAAGTCGGTGCGGTGCAGGTCATAAAGCTATGTGGCACGAAAGCTGGGGCGGTTTACCCTCAGAAGAATTTCTAGGGAAATTACATCCTTATTGTGCTGATTTGCGATCCAAATTATATACTGAAACCCACACTTCAGATGAAGTTGCCGGTAACATCAGTAAAGAATGGGCTAAAAAATTAGGTCTTTCTGAAGATACAGTTATTGCCGTAGGAACTTTCGATGCGCATTCAGGAGCCGTTGGTGCTAAAGTTGAAGAGCATGCTTTGGTTCGTGTAATGGGAACCTCAACCTGTGATATCATTGTTTCACCTTACAAGGTAGTAGGCGATAAGACGGTTCGAGGAATTTGCGGCCAGGTAGATGGATCGGTTATTCCGGGTATGATTGGTTTAGAAGCAGGACAATCGGCTTTTGGAGATGTATTGGCCTGGTTTAAAAATGTACTTTCCTGGCCATTAAATCACTTGGTTTATAATTCAGAAGTTCTTTCAGTAGATCAAATTGAAGCGCTAAAAGCAGAAGTAGATAAAAAGTTTATTGCTGAATTATCTGCTGAAGCTGAAGCATTAGAGCTTAATGAAAGTATACCTGTGGCTTTGGATTGGATCAACGGGCGACGTACGCCAGATGCTAACCAGGAATTAAAAAGTGCGATAAGTAATCTTTCTTTAGGAAGTAAAGCTCCGCATATTTTTAAAGCCTTGGTGAATGCTATATGTTTTGGTGCTAAAGAAATTGTAGATCGTTTTAAGGAAGAAGGAGTAGAGATTAAAACGATAATAGGTATAGGAGGAGTGGCAAGAAAATCTGCTTATATCATGCAAACCCTGGCCAACACCTTAAATATGCCGATAAAAATTGCGGCATCAGATGAGGCACCCGCTTTAGGTTCAGCGGTATATGCGGCTGTGGCAGCAGGTCTTTACGATGATGTAATTACGGCCAGCAAAACTTTAGGTAGTGATTTTGAGGCTGAATATAATCCACAACCAGAGATGGTAGGCGAATTTGAGAAACAAATGGCAGCTTATAAAGAGTTAAGCCAGTTTGTTGAAGAAAGCATAACTAAAAAATCATAA
- a CDS encoding L-ribulose-5-phosphate 4-epimerase, translating to MSSKYKSLKQECYEANMQLDALDLVIYTFGNVSAVDRTNKVFAIKPSGVPYADLKPEDIVILDFENNVIEGEMRPSSDTKTHAYLYKNWENIGGIAHTHATYSVAWAQSQLDIPIFGTTHADHLTADIPCAPPMKDELIAGNYEQNTGIQILDCFKDKGLSYEEVQMVLLGNHGPFTWGPTAAKAVYNSKVLEEVARMAYLTLQINPNAPRLKDSLIKKHYERKHGKNAYYGQN from the coding sequence ATGAGCTCTAAATATAAATCTTTAAAACAAGAGTGTTACGAAGCGAATATGCAGCTGGATGCTTTAGATCTTGTTATTTATACCTTCGGGAATGTTAGTGCAGTAGACCGTACAAATAAGGTTTTTGCCATAAAACCAAGCGGAGTTCCTTATGCCGATTTAAAACCTGAAGATATTGTGATTCTGGACTTCGAAAACAATGTGATTGAAGGAGAAATGCGACCATCTTCAGATACAAAAACACATGCTTACTTATATAAAAACTGGGAAAATATTGGGGGAATTGCTCACACCCACGCCACATACTCTGTAGCGTGGGCCCAGTCCCAGTTGGATATTCCGATTTTTGGTACCACCCATGCCGATCATTTAACGGCAGACATTCCTTGTGCACCCCCAATGAAAGATGAGCTTATTGCCGGTAATTACGAGCAAAATACAGGTATCCAGATTTTGGACTGCTTTAAAGATAAGGGATTATCTTACGAAGAGGTGCAAATGGTGTTGTTAGGTAATCATGGGCCTTTTACCTGGGGACCAACAGCAGCTAAAGCGGTTTATAACAGTAAAGTTTTAGAAGAAGTAGCCAGAATGGCTTACCTGACTTTACAAATAAATCCGAATGCACCAAGATTAAAAGATTCTTTAATTAAAAAACATTATGAACGTAAGCATGGTAAAAATGCCTATTACGGTCAGAATTAA
- the araA gene encoding L-arabinose isomerase yields the protein MIAIESKEIWFITGSQHLYGPETLEQVAKNSKEIVEGLDASTEIPVKVVYKDTVKTEDEIVAVMRDANNSEKCIGLVAWMHTFSPAKMWIKGLTLLSKPLCHLHTQFNAEVPWSDIDMDFMNLNQSAHGDREFGFIMSRMRKKRKVIVGHWKTERVQKKLGIWSRVALGWNEMQNLKVARIGDNMRNVAVTEGDKVEAQMKFGVAVNAFDSSDIVTKINEVTDDELNKLLDTYATDYNLTDSLKEGGEKRQSLIDAAKIELGLRKFLEEGGFKAFTDTFENLGELKQLPGLAVQRLMADGYGFGGEGDWKTAALTRVMKVMAYGLEGGTSFMEDYTYHFTPEKSLVMGSHMLEICPSIADAKPSCEVHPLGIGGKEDPVRLVFNSPAGAAINATWVDMGNRFRLIVNEVEAVAPEQELPKLPVARVLWDCKPDLEVAATAWILAGGAHHTVYTQALTTEYMEDFADIAGVELLVIDEDTKLRDFKDTINANEAYYHLFQHKM from the coding sequence ATGATTGCCATAGAGAGTAAAGAAATTTGGTTTATAACAGGAAGCCAGCATCTATACGGACCTGAAACTTTAGAACAGGTTGCTAAAAATTCAAAAGAAATTGTAGAAGGATTAGATGCTTCTACAGAAATTCCGGTTAAAGTTGTTTATAAAGACACCGTAAAAACTGAAGATGAAATCGTTGCTGTAATGCGCGACGCCAACAATTCAGAAAAGTGTATTGGTTTAGTGGCCTGGATGCATACCTTTTCACCGGCGAAAATGTGGATTAAAGGTTTAACACTTTTAAGTAAACCTCTTTGTCATTTACACACACAGTTTAATGCTGAGGTGCCATGGAGCGATATCGATATGGATTTTATGAATCTAAATCAATCGGCTCACGGAGATCGTGAATTTGGTTTCATAATGTCCAGAATGCGTAAAAAACGTAAGGTCATCGTAGGCCACTGGAAAACGGAGCGCGTTCAGAAAAAACTTGGTATCTGGTCTCGCGTAGCTTTAGGCTGGAACGAAATGCAAAACCTTAAAGTTGCTCGTATTGGTGACAATATGCGTAATGTGGCCGTAACCGAAGGTGATAAAGTAGAAGCTCAAATGAAATTTGGAGTAGCAGTAAATGCTTTTGATTCTTCAGATATCGTGACGAAGATTAATGAGGTTACTGACGATGAGCTAAACAAATTACTGGATACTTACGCGACGGATTATAATCTAACCGATAGTTTAAAAGAAGGTGGAGAAAAAAGGCAATCTTTAATTGATGCTGCTAAAATTGAATTAGGCCTGCGTAAATTCTTAGAAGAAGGCGGGTTTAAAGCTTTTACAGATACCTTCGAAAATCTGGGAGAATTAAAGCAATTACCAGGTCTTGCCGTACAGCGATTAATGGCCGATGGTTATGGCTTTGGAGGTGAAGGTGACTGGAAAACGGCAGCTTTAACCAGAGTAATGAAGGTAATGGCATATGGATTGGAAGGGGGAACCTCTTTTATGGAAGATTATACGTATCACTTTACACCAGAGAAATCGTTGGTAATGGGATCACATATGCTAGAAATATGTCCAAGTATAGCTGATGCTAAACCGTCTTGTGAAGTTCATCCATTAGGTATAGGAGGAAAGGAAGATCCTGTACGATTAGTGTTTAATTCCCCTGCCGGAGCAGCAATTAATGCTACCTGGGTTGATATGGGTAACCGATTTAGACTTATCGTAAATGAGGTAGAAGCTGTTGCACCAGAGCAGGAGTTGCCTAAATTACCGGTGGCAAGAGTGCTTTGGGATTGTAAACCAGATCTTGAAGTTGCTGCTACCGCTTGGATTTTAGCAGGCGGAGCGCATCATACTGTTTATACGCAAGCGTTAACCACAGAATATATGGAAGATTTTGCCGATATTGCAGGGGTAGAGCTTTTAGTTATCGATGAAGATACCAAATTAAGGGACTTTAAAGATACCATTAATGCCAACGAAGCTTACTATCATCTCTTTCAACATAAAATGTAA
- a CDS encoding aldose epimerase family protein, whose translation MKKIKHTVYFLCLFSFLFSLTNCKGDGKSEKTKENVTTRESEIDFLTKEDYGTTPEGEKVEQYTLTNKAGMEVKIITYGGRITSLKVPDKNGEFENVILGFDSISQYTSDNPYFGALIGRYGNRIAGGKFSLDGEEYQLPQNDGQNSLHGGDKGFDKVVWTAEVPADSTSLVLTYKSKDGEMGYPGNLDVQVTYTLNEDNSLDVDYEAETDKKTVVNLTQHSYFNLTGDFDNTILDHEVVINADRFLPVDETLIPTGEIRDVEGTPFDFTEAKIVGKEIEAENEQLKLGLGYDHCWVLDDQSEDMHFAASAYDPESGRFMEVSTTEPGIQFYTGNFLDGTLPQQGGDGTYAKRSGFCLETQHYPDSPNQEKFPAVVLNPGEQYSSKTTFKFSVK comes from the coding sequence ATGAAAAAAATAAAGCATACAGTTTATTTTTTATGTCTTTTCAGTTTTCTGTTTTCCCTTACTAATTGTAAGGGAGACGGAAAGTCTGAAAAAACTAAAGAAAATGTAACTACAAGGGAATCCGAAATCGATTTCTTGACTAAAGAAGATTACGGAACGACTCCTGAAGGTGAAAAGGTAGAACAGTATACCTTAACTAACAAAGCAGGAATGGAAGTAAAAATTATCACCTACGGTGGTCGTATTACTTCACTTAAAGTTCCCGATAAAAATGGCGAATTTGAAAATGTCATTTTAGGTTTCGACTCCATAAGTCAGTACACTTCAGATAATCCTTATTTTGGAGCTCTAATAGGTCGGTACGGAAATAGGATCGCCGGCGGTAAATTCAGTTTGGATGGGGAAGAATATCAACTTCCGCAAAACGATGGTCAAAATTCTTTACATGGTGGTGATAAAGGTTTTGATAAAGTGGTTTGGACTGCTGAAGTGCCTGCTGATAGTACTTCTTTGGTTTTAACTTATAAGAGTAAAGATGGAGAAATGGGATACCCTGGAAATCTTGATGTACAAGTAACCTATACTTTAAATGAAGATAATTCTCTGGACGTTGATTACGAGGCTGAAACAGATAAAAAGACAGTCGTTAACCTTACACAGCATTCCTATTTTAATTTAACCGGAGATTTTGATAATACCATTTTAGATCATGAAGTGGTTATTAATGCCGATCGGTTTTTACCGGTAGATGAAACTTTAATTCCTACGGGGGAAATAAGAGACGTTGAAGGAACTCCTTTTGATTTTACTGAAGCTAAAATAGTAGGTAAAGAAATTGAAGCTGAAAATGAGCAATTAAAGCTTGGATTAGGTTATGATCATTGTTGGGTGCTAGATGATCAATCCGAAGATATGCATTTTGCAGCTTCGGCTTATGATCCTGAAAGTGGCCGATTTATGGAAGTTTCAACTACAGAACCCGGGATTCAATTTTATACAGGAAACTTTCTAGATGGTACTTTACCACAGCAAGGTGGGGATGGAACCTATGCTAAAAGATCTGGTTTCTGTTTAGAAACACAACACTATCCGGATTCTCCTAATCAGGAAAAATTTCCAGCGGTGGTTTTAAACCCGGGAGAGCAATACAGCTCCAAAACAACCTTTAAATTCTCTGTAAAATAA
- a CDS encoding sodium:solute symporter, with amino-acid sequence MQTFDILDWIVIGVFCLLLIGVILYVVRQKSNDSADYFLGGKDAGWIAIGTSIFASNIGSEHLIGLAGAGASSGMAMAHWEIQGWMILILGWVFVPFYSRSMVYTMPEFLERRYNKESRTILSVISLISYVLTKVAVTVYAGGLVFQEVFGIEKLWGIDFFWIAAIGLVLITALYTIFGGMKSVLYTSILQTPILLLGSAIIVVLGLKEVGGWDQMMAITSSIEVNDYGDSMANLIRSNKDPDFPWLGALIGSSIIGFWYWCTDQYIVQRVLSGKNLKESRRGTIFGAYLKLLPVFLFLIPGMIAFSIHYQSIQSGGEGFLPFLDNGVANADAAFPTLVAKLLPAGVKGLVVCGILAALMSSLASLFNSSAMLFTIDFYKRLKPETPEKKLVKIGQFATLVIVVLGILWIPIMRSVGDVLYTYLQDVQSVLAPGIASAFLLGITWKRTSAKGGMWGLISGLVIGLTRLGAKVYYSNLTDAPDSLFKYLFYDLNWLYFCGWMFLFCILVVIGVSLATKAPEPQKIKGLVFGTTTKEDNEEDRKSWNKWDVVHSAVILALTGAFYWYFW; translated from the coding sequence ATGCAAACATTCGACATTTTAGACTGGATTGTTATAGGGGTATTTTGTCTTTTGCTTATTGGAGTCATTCTTTATGTAGTAAGACAAAAGTCTAACGATTCGGCAGATTATTTTTTAGGAGGTAAAGATGCAGGTTGGATTGCCATTGGAACATCTATATTTGCTTCAAACATTGGGTCTGAACATTTAATAGGTCTTGCTGGTGCCGGTGCTTCTAGCGGTATGGCCATGGCGCACTGGGAAATTCAAGGCTGGATGATCTTAATTTTGGGTTGGGTTTTTGTTCCTTTTTATAGCAGAAGTATGGTATATACCATGCCGGAATTTTTGGAAAGAAGATATAATAAAGAGTCCCGGACAATACTTTCTGTAATTTCCTTAATTAGTTATGTTCTTACCAAGGTAGCTGTTACGGTATATGCCGGTGGACTCGTTTTTCAGGAAGTATTTGGAATCGAGAAACTATGGGGAATTGATTTCTTTTGGATTGCTGCAATAGGATTGGTTTTAATTACGGCCTTATATACCATTTTTGGTGGTATGAAATCAGTTTTATATACCTCTATTTTACAAACGCCAATATTACTTTTAGGTTCGGCTATCATTGTGGTTTTGGGGCTTAAAGAAGTAGGGGGATGGGATCAAATGATGGCCATCACCAGCTCTATAGAAGTGAATGATTATGGGGATTCTATGGCGAATCTTATAAGAAGTAATAAAGATCCAGATTTTCCATGGTTAGGTGCTTTAATTGGATCTTCAATCATTGGTTTTTGGTATTGGTGTACAGATCAATACATCGTTCAGCGTGTCCTTTCTGGGAAGAATTTAAAAGAATCTCGTCGTGGAACTATTTTTGGTGCTTACTTAAAGTTGTTGCCGGTATTTTTATTCTTAATTCCCGGAATGATCGCTTTTTCAATTCATTATCAGAGCATACAATCTGGAGGAGAAGGATTCTTACCATTTTTGGATAATGGTGTAGCCAATGCCGATGCTGCATTTCCTACTTTGGTAGCTAAGCTGTTACCAGCAGGAGTAAAAGGTTTAGTAGTTTGTGGTATTTTAGCAGCATTGATGAGTTCTTTAGCTTCTTTATTTAACTCGTCTGCGATGCTATTTACTATCGATTTTTATAAACGTTTAAAACCAGAGACACCAGAAAAGAAATTGGTGAAAATCGGTCAGTTTGCAACCCTTGTAATTGTGGTATTAGGAATATTATGGATTCCAATTATGAGAAGTGTGGGCGACGTATTATATACCTATCTGCAAGATGTACAGTCCGTATTAGCACCAGGAATTGCTTCGGCCTTTTTATTAGGAATTACCTGGAAGCGAACCAGTGCCAAAGGCGGTATGTGGGGATTAATTTCTGGATTGGTGATAGGTTTAACACGTTTAGGAGCTAAAGTATATTACAGTAATTTGACTGATGCACCAGATTCGCTATTTAAATATCTATTTTATGATCTTAACTGGTTATATTTCTGTGGTTGGATGTTCTTATTCTGTATTCTGGTAGTCATCGGTGTAAGTTTAGCTACAAAAGCACCGGAACCACAGAAAATTAAAGGTTTGGTTTTTGGAACTACCACTAAAGAAGATAATGAAGAGGATCGTAAAAGCTGGAATAAATGGGATGTTGTACATTCAGCTGTTATTTTAGCTTTAACAGGTGCTTTTTACTGGTATTTTTGGTAA